A segment of the Streptomyces sp. P9-A2 genome:
TCCGTTCCCGGCGCCACGGACGACTCCAGCCCGGCCTCTCGGTACAGGCCGTCCACGGGATGGGCGTGGTAGAAGGCGAACGTCAGCCCGGCCGTGTGGGTCATCAGATGCCGTACGAGCAGGGGGCCCTCGGCAGGACGCGTCCGTACCCCGTCGCCGGAGCCGCTCTCGTACACGCGGGGCTCGGCGAACGCCGGCAGGTGGCGGCCGACCGGGTCGTCCAGGGACAGCCGGCCCTCCTCCACGAGGATCAGCGCGGCCACGGCCGTCACCGGTTTGGTCATCGAGTAGATCCGCCACAACGTGTCGCTCTCCACCGGAAGCCCGGCCGCGACGTCCCGCCGCCCGTACGCCGTGAGGTGGGCGATCCGCCCGCCCCGCGCGACGGACACCAGGAACCCGGGCAGCCGCCCCGCGTCGACCTCGTGCGCGAAGTGCCGGTCCAGCCGGCCCAGCGCCTCCGCGTCCAGACCGCTCTCCTCCGGGTCGGCCTCTTGCCGCAGCACTCCCATGGCACTCCTTCGATCAAGCTCACGAGCCGATTGCGGTATACCCGCCCGGACCGCGTCGGACCTCGTCCGCGCACGGGAACACACCGGCGAACCCCGTCGGGAACCCCCGACCCGGTCTGCCCCGTTGGGCCGGGTATGACACAGGACACACAGCGGGCCCTGCTGGAGCTGATCGGCGACGAGGGCGGCGGGGTGCTCGTCACCCTGAAGCAGGACGGACGGCCCCAGCTGTCGAACGTCAATCACGCCTACTACCCCGACGCACGCTTGATCCGCGTCTCGATCACGGACGACCGCGCCAAGACCCGCAACCTGCGGCGGGACCCTCGAGCCTCCTACCACGTGACGACCTCCGACCGGTGGGCGTACACGGTCGCCGAGGGCACCGCCGAACTGTCGCCCGTCGCCGCCGACCCGCACGACGGGACGGTGGAGGAACTCATCCGGCTCTATCGCGACGTCAACGGCGAACACCCCGACTGGGACGACTACCGCGCCGCCATGGTCCGCGACCGCCGTCTCGTGCTGCGGCTGCGGGTGGAGCGGGCGTACGGGATTCCGCGGCGCGGCGCGTCACAGGCGTAGGAGACGCAGGCAGGAGGCAGGAGGCAGGAGGCAGGAGGCAGGAGGCAGGAGGAGGCGGACGCAGGAGACAGGCGAGGGCCGCGGGCGCAGGGGACGGACGAAAGCCGGCCGGGACGCCGGAGCCGACGGTGCGGCGTCCGGGGTCCCGGCCGGAGGGGGCGGGGAAGATACGGCGCGGGGCGGCCGATGCGGGTCAGGCCGTCACTTTCTCCGGACGGGCAGCCCCGTCGTCGTTCGCCCGCTCGCCGAGCAGTTCGGTCGGGACGCGGTGCGTTTCGCGGGCGGAGAGCGCCGCGATCACCGGCGGCACGCACAGGGCGGCCGTGAACAGCGCCACCGCCGTCCAGTCGTCGCCGTCCGGGCCGGCGATCTGCGCGGCGAAGGTGACCGCGAAACCGGCCACCGCGAACCCGATCTGGGTGCCGATCGCCATGCCCGAGAGCCGCACCCGGGTCGGGAACATCTCGCCGTAGAAGGAGGGCCACACACCGTTCGCGGCGCTGTAGACGACACCGAAGGTGATGATGCCCAGCAGCATCGTCAGCGCGAAATTGCCGGTGGAGATGGCCCACAGGTAGGCGAACATCGCCACCGCGCTGCCGGCGGCGCCGACCAGGTAGACCGGCCGGCGGCCGATCCGGTCGGAGAGCATGGCCCACAGCGGGATCGCGGCGAGCGCGGCGACGTTCGCCAGCGCGGCCACCCACAGCATCGACGTGCGGGACATGCCCACCGAGTCACTGGTCGCGTACGCCAGCGCCCACACCGTGAAGATCGTGCTGACCGAGGCGACCAGCGCCCCCGCGACCACCCGCAGGACGTCCGCCCAGTGCTCGCGCAGCAGCACCACCAGCGGCAGCTTCACGACACCCTCGGTCGCGGTCTGCTGCTCGAAGGCCGGCGTCTCGTCGAGCTTGCGGCGGATCACGTATCCGACGACGGCGACCGCGACGCTCATCCAGAACGGCACCCGCCAGCCCCAGGAGAGCAACTGCTCCTCGGGCATCGCGGCCACCGGGATGAAGACCAGCGTGGCGAGCAGCTGACCGCCCTGCGTGCCGCTCAGGGTGAAACTGGTGAAGAAGCCGCGCCGGTGGGACGGCGCGTGTTCCAGGGTCATCGAGTTCGCGCTGGCCTGCTCGCCCGCCGCCGAGATGCCCTGCAGGATGCGGCACAGCACCAGCAGGACCGGCGCGAGGGTGCCGACCTGGTCGCGGGTGGGCAGACAGCCGATGAGGAACGTCGACAGACCCATCAGCATCAGGGTGAAGACCATGATCTTCTTCCGGCCGACCCGGTCCCCGTAGTGGCCGAGGAACAGCGCGCCGACGGGCCGGGCCGCGTACGCGACACCGAACGTCGCCAGGGACAGCAGAGTGGCGGTGGCGGGGTCGGAGTCGTCGAAGAAGACCTCCGGGAAGATCAGCGCCGCCGCGCTGCCGTAGATGAAGAAGTCGTAGTACTCCAGGGCGCTGCCGATCCAGGCGGCGGTCGCCGCCTTCTTCGGCTGTCCGGGCGGCTGCCCTGCGGGCTGTCCGGGCGGAGAGGAGTCGCGAGGCGGGTTGGGGACGGACACGGCGGGCTCCTTCGGGGGACTCCACGACGGTACGCGGAGGACGAGCGGAGGGGAGGCGCCGCAGTGCTAATTAACCCACTGGGTAGTTAGTCGCGGCTGGGTACGGATGCTGCGCCCGACCGTGCACGGTGTCAAGGGGTGGCGTCGTACGGACTTGGTCCGGGCTCTGCCGGAGCGGGGGGCCGACGCGCACCGCGCGCAGGTCAGTCCGTCGCCCGCTCCGCCGTCAGGTACGCGATCACCATGTCGCCCAGCATCGCCCGGTAGTGCTCGCGCCGGTCCGCGTCGACCAGGTCGCGGCCGAACAGCGCGCCGAAGGTGTGCCGGTTGGACACCCGGAAGAAGCAGAACGCGCTGATCATCGCGTGCAGGTCGACGGCGTCCACATCGGCAGTGAACAGGCCCGAGCTCTGCCCGGCGGCCAGGATCCGGCGGATCACGTCGAGCGCGGGCGAGCCCATCCGGCCGAGCTTCCCGGAGGCCGCGATGTGCTGCGCGTCATGGATGTTCTCGATGCTCACCAGGCGGATGAAGTCCGGGTGCCGCTCATGGTGGTCGAAGGTCACCTCGGCGAGGCGCCGGATGGCCGCCACCGGGTCCAGATGGTCGACGTCCAGCTCCTGCTCGGCCTCCCGGATCACGCCGTACGCGCGCTCCAGCACGGCCGTGAACAGTTGCTCCTTGCCGCCGAAGTAGTAGTAGATCATCCGCTTGGTGGTGCGGGTGCGGGCGGCGATCTCGTCGACGCGGGCGCCGTCGTAGCCGGCCCGCGCGAATTCCCGGGTCGCCACGTCGAGGATCTCGGTCCTGGTGCGGGCGGCGTCACGGACACGCTCGCGCTCGCGGGGCCGTGCCGGTTCTTCGGCGCTGGTCATGGGTTCCTTCGGGTGGGAGGGCAGTGCCGGTGATTGTAGAAGGGGGCCGTTCCCGGCCCGTCGGGGCTTCCGTGCCGCCCGACCGGCTGATATAGCTAACGTACTGGTTCGTACATTAGTGAGCCGTTCTCTGGAGGCGCCGGTGCTCAAGGACTCGTATCTCGTCGGGCTGATCGGCTCCGGCATCGGCCCGTCGCTCAGCCCCGCCCTGCACGAGCGGGAGGCCGACCGGCAGGGCCTGCGCTGTCTGTACCGGCTCCTCGACCTGGACACGATCGGCGTACCGCCCGAGGGAGTGGGCGAGCTGCTGGACGCGGCCCGGCTGCTCGGCTTCGACGGGCTCAACATCACCCACCCGTGCAAGCGGCACGTCGTCGAGCACCTGGACGCGCTCGACCCGCAGGCCGAGGCGCTCGGCGCGGTCAACACCGTCGTCTTCGAGGACGGCCGGGCCATCGGCCACAACACGGACGTCACCGGCTTCGCCGCCTCCTTCGCCCGCGGCCTGCCCGACGTGCCGCTGGAGCGCGTGGTGCAGCTCGGCGCGGGCGGCGCCGGCGCCGCCGTCGCACACGCCGTCCTCACCCTCGGCGCCGGACGGGTCACCGTGGTCGACGCCCTGCCCGAACGGGCCGACGAACTCGCCGGCGCCCTGAACCGCGCCTTCGGCACCGACCGTGCCACCGCCGCACCCCTGGACCGGCTGCCCGAGCTCCTCACCGCCGCCGACGGCAGCGGCGGCCTGGTGCACGCGACCCCCACCGGCATGGCCGCCCACCCGGGCCTGCCCCTGTCCGCGGACCTGCTGCACCCCGGACTGTGGGTCGCCGAAGTCGTCTACCGGCCCCTCGAGACCGACCTGCTGCGCGCCGCCCACGCCGCCGGCTGCGCCACCCTCGACGGCGGCGGCATGGCAGCCTTCCAGGCCGCCGACGCGTTCCGCCTGTTCACCGGCCGGGAACCCGACCGCGCCCGCATGCTCGCCCACCTCACCGACCTCACCGGCCCGGTGCCCGCCCCCAAGTAGCACGCAGCTCACGCAGCTCACGCAGCTCACGCAGCTCACGCAGCTCACGCAGCTCACGCAGCTCACGCAGCTCACGCAGCTCACGCAGCTCACGCAGCTCACGCAGCTCACGCAGCTCACGCAGCTCACGCAGCTCACGCAGCTCACGCAGCTCACGCAGCTCACGCAGCTCACGCAGCTCACGCAGCTCACGCAGCTCACGCAGCTCACGCAGCTCACGCAGCTCACGCAGCTCACGCAGCTCACGCAGCTCACGCAGCTCACGCAGCTCACGCAGCTCACGCAGCTCACGCAGCTCCACGGAACGTCACGGAAGCAGAGGTACCGACGTGCGTACGTCCATCGCCACCGTCTCCCTCAGCGGCACCCTCACCGAGAAGCTCACGGCCGCCGCCCGCGCGGGCTTCGACGGCGTGGAGATCTTCGAGAACGATCTGCTCGCCGGCCCGCTCACCCCGCGGGAGATCCGCGCCCGCTGCGCCGACCTGGGACTCACCGTCGACCTCTATCAACCGATGCGGGACATCGAGGCGGTGCCCGCCGAGCTGTTCGCCCGCAATCTGCGGCGCGCCCGGCACAAGTTCGCCCTGATGCGCGAACTCGGCGCCGACACCGTGCTCGTCTGCTCCAGCGTCGACCCCGAGGCGGTCGACGACGATGCCCTCGCCGCCGCGCACCTGCGTGAACTCGCCCACCTCGCACAGGCCTTCGGCATCCGCGTCGCCTACGAGGCACTGGCCTGGGGGCGGCACGTCAGTACGTACGACCACGCCTGGCGCATCGTCGAGGCGGCAGGGCATCCGGCGCTCGGTACCTGTCTGGACAGCTTCCACATCCTCTCCCGGGGTTCCGACCCCAAGGGCATCGAGGACATCCCCGGCGAGAAGATCTTCTTCCTCCAGCTGGCCGACGCCCCGCTGCCCGCGATGGATGTGCTCCAGTGGAGCCGCCACCACCGCTGCTTCCCCGGACAGGGCGGCTTCGACGTCGCCGGTCTCGTCCGGCACGTTCTGCGCACCGGCTACGCGGGGCCCCTGTCCCTCGAGGTGTTCAACGACGTGTTCCGGCAGGCCGAGGCGGCCCCGACCGCCGTCGACGCCCGCCGCTCCCTGCTCGCGCTGCAGGAGGAGGTGGGGGCGGCGGAAGCGAAGCCGTCATCCGCCCCGCTCACGTCCGCTCCGGTCACGGTCATCCCCGTCCCCGTCGTCCCCACCGGCTTCGCCTTCGCCGAACTCGTCACGGCCGACGCCGAACCTCTCACCGGTCTCCTTGCCGCCCTGGGCTTCGCCCGTACCGCCCGCCACCGCAGCAAGCCCGTCGACCTCTGGCAGCAGGGCGAGGCGCGGATCCTCGTCAACACGGGAGCCGTCGTACGCCGTGACGGGGCCCAACTCGCCGCCGTGGGCCTGGAGTCACCCGACCCCGGCGGTGCCGCCGCCCGCGCGGAGGCCCTGCTGGCGCCCGTGCTGCCCCGCCGCCGTGCTCCCGAGGACGCCCCGCTGGACGCGGTCGCCGCCCCCGACGGCACCGAACTGTTCTTCTGCGCCGCCGGCCGCGACGCCCGCCACACCGGCTGGCGGGCCGACTTCGAAGACGTCGGACAGCCCTCGGCCGCTCCCGGCGTCCACCGCATCGACCATCTCGCGCTCACCCAGCCCTGGCACCACTTCGACGAGGCGGTCCTCTTCCACCGCAGCGTGCTCGGCCTGGACGCCGAGGACAGCGTCGACGTCGCCGATCCCTACGGCCTGCAGCGCAGCCGCGCGGTCAGCAACCCCGACGGCACCGTCCGGATCGCCCTCACCGTCGGCGCCGCACCCACCGACGACACCGTGCACGCCCAGCACATCGCGTTCGCCACCGACGACGTGGTCGCCGCCGCCCGCCGGTTCCGCGACGCCGGTGCCCCGCTGCTGCCGATCCCGGCGAACTACTACGACGACCTCGACGCCCGTTACGAGTTCGCCGACGGCGAGCTGGAGACGTACCGCGAACTCGGCATCCTCTACGATCGCGACGAGGCCGGGGGCAGCCTGCGGCACTGTTACACCCGCACCGTCGGGCGGGTGTTCTTCGAAATCCTCCAGCGTGACGGCGGTCACCGCGGCTACGGCGCCCGCAACGCGCCGGTACGACTCGCCGCCCAGCACGCCGTACGGACCTCGGGCGCCCTCGGCGGCGGCTGACGAGCCGGGAGCCGGCCCCGCCGGTCAAGCCGTCGCCGAGGGCCGGGTGTTCCACTCCGCGATCACCGGACTGCCGTGCTCCAGCGACAGCCGGCTCAGCGTGCCCGTCTCCAGCCGGAACAGCCGTCCGTCCGCGGGCGGCAGACCCAGCCGGCGTGCCGTCAGGACCCGCAGCAGATGGCCGTGGGCCACGAGCAGCACATCGCCCGCCCCGAGCGCCCCGGCGACCTTGGACAGCACCCGGTCGGCCCGCTCGCCGACCTGCCCGGGGGACTCGCCGGGAAACTCGGGACCGGGCGGCACCCCGTCGGTCCACAGGTTCCAGCCGGGCCGGGTGCGGTGGATGTCGGCGGTGGTGACGCCCTCGTAGTCGCCGTAGTCCCACTCCCGCAGGTCCGGTTCCGGCAACACGTCCGCGAGACCCGCCAGTTCGGCGGTGCGCCGGGCGCGGGCCAACGGGCTGGTGAGGACGAGGGCGAAGGAACGGCCTTCGAGCAGCGGGGCCAGCGCCCTGGCCTGCGCCTCGCCGTCCCGTGTCAGGGACAGGTCGCTGCGGCCGGTGTGCCGCCCGGACCTGCTCCACTCCGTCTCCCCGTGCCGGGCGAGCAGCAGATCGCCCACGGCCGCTACACCTCGTCCGGGCTTCCCGGGCTTCCCGGGGGTGCCGGGTCGGGCCGGTCCGCGGACGTGACCGCGTGCCCGCCGAACTGCTTGCGCAGCGCCGCGACCATCTTCATCTGCGGCGAGTCCTCCTGCCGGGAGGAGAACCGGGCGAACAGGGAGGCCGTGATCGCCGGAAGCGGCACCGCGTTGTCGATGGCCGCCTCCACGGTCCAGCGGCCCTCGCCCGAGTCGTCGGCGTAACCGCGCAGCTTCTCCAGATGGGCGTCATCGTCGAGGGCGCCGACCGCGAGGTCGAGCAGCCAGGAACGAATGACCGTGCCGTCCTGCCAGGAGCGGAAAACCTCGCGGACGTTGTCCACCGAGTCGACCTTCTCCAGCAGCTCCCAGCCCTCGGCATAGGCCTGCATCATCGCGTACTCGATGCCGTTGTGGACCATCTTCGCGAAGTGCCCGGCACCGACCCTGCCCGCGTGGACGTAGCCGTACGGGCCGTCCGGCTTGAGCGCGTCGAAGATCGGCTTCAGGCGCTCCACGTGCTCCGTCTCGCCACCGACCATGAGGGCGTAGCCGTTCTCCAGCCCCCACACACCGCCCGAGACACCCGCGTCGACGAAGCCGATGCCCCGGGCGCCCAGTTCCTTGGCGTGCTTCTCGTCGTCCGTCCAGCGGGAGTTGCCGCCGTCGACGACGGTGTCACCCGGCTTGAGCAGGCTCCCCAGCTGGTCGATGACGTGCTGGGTGACGGCACCGGCCGGGACCATCACCCAGACCGCGCGCGGCCCGTCGAGCCGGTCGACGAGGTCGGACAGATGGCCGACGTCGGAGAGGTCGGGATCGGTGTCGTAGCCGACGACGGTGTGCCCGGCGGCACGGATGCGCTCGCGCATGTTGCCGCCCATCTTTCCGAGACCAACAAGACCGATCTGCATGTCAGTTCACTTCCCGATGTCGTGGTGGAGTGGCCCACCGGGGCGGCGGGTCGGTACGGACGTGTCACGGTGGCCGGGTACAGGCGGGGCCCTCGGGTACGAGTGAGCCCTCGGGTACGAGCGGGCCCTCGCGTGCGGGGCGGGGCCTCGGCCGAGGCCGGGACCTCAGGCAGGGACGGTGGCCTCCTCCGCGGTCTCGCCGCGCAGGGCGACGGCGTACATCTCGTCCGCGTCGAGCCGCCGGAGCTCCTCGGCGATCAGCTCGGACAGGGGGCGGACCTTCAGGGCGAGCCGCCGCGACGGCTGCCCCGGAAGCGACAGCGTGGCCATCGGGCCCTCCGGACGGTCGATGACGATCTCGCCGTCCACCGTGCCCAGCCGTACCCCCGTGACCACCGGGCCGGCCGTCTCCACCCGTTCGACCGGAACGTTCAGCCGGGCCTTGAGCCAGCGCGCCAGCAGCTCCGCGCTGGGGTTGTCGGCCTCGCTCTCCACGGCCGCCGACGTCACCGTCAGCCGGGCCTGGTCCAGGGCGGCGGCCAGCATCGAACGCCACGGCGTCAGCCGGGTCCAGGCCAGGTCGGTGTCGCCGGGCGCGTAGGTGCGCTCCCGGGCCGACAGGACCTCCAAGGGGTTCTCGACCGTGTACAGGTCGGTGATCCTGCGCTGGGCCAGCGCGCCCAGCGGATCCTTCGAGGGGTGCTCGGGCGCGTTCACCGGCCACCACACGACCACCGGCGCGTCCGGCAGCAGCAGCGGCAGCACCACCGAGTCGGCGTGGTCGGACACCTCGCCGTAGGTGCGCAGGACGACGGTCTCGCCCGTACCGGTCTCCGAACCGACCCGTACCTCGGCGTTCAGCCGCGGACGGGTGCGCTCGCGCGGGGTGCGGGCGTGCCGCTTGATGACGACCAGCATGCGTGAGGGGTGCTCGTGCGAGGCCTCCTCGGCGGCCCTGATCGAGTCGTAGGCGTTCTCCTCGTCCGTGACGATCACCATCGTCAGGACCATGCCCACCGCGGGGGTGCCGATGGCACGGCGGCCCCGCACCAGAGCCTTGTTGACATCACTTGCCGTGGTGTCGGTCAGATCGATCTTCATGGCCTGCGCCAGCTCCGTCCGTCTCGTGCGAGCATCTCGTCGGCTTCCGCGGGTCCCCAGCTGCCCGAGACGTACCGGGCCGGTCTGCCGTGGGATGCCCAGTACTCCTCGACCGGGTCGAGGATCCTCCAGGACTCTTCCACTTCCTGATGCCGGGGGAACAGATTGGCGTCCCCGAGCAGGACGTCGAGGATGAGCCGCTCGTACGCCTCCGGGCTGGACTGGGTGAACGACTCGCCGTAGGCGAAGTCCATCGACACGTCCCGGATCTCCATCGAGGTGCCCGGCACCTTGGAGCCGAACCGCACCGTGACACCCTCGTCCGGCTGGACGCGGATCACGACGGCGTTCTGCCCGAGCTCCTCGGTGGCCGAGGAGTCGAAGGGGGAGTGCGGTGCCCGCTGGAACACCACCGCGATCTCGGTGACCCGGCGGCCCAGCCGCTTGCCGGTGCGCAGGTAGAAGGGGACGCCCGCCCAGCGGCGGTTGTCCACGCCCAGCTTGATCGCGGCATACGTGTCGGTGTGCGAGGAGGCGTCGATGCCGTCCTCCTCCGCGTAGCCCCGCACCCGCCTGCCGCCCTGCCAGGCGCCCTCGTACTGCCCGCGCACGGTGTGCCGGCCCAGGTCCTTCGGCAGCCGCACGGCCCGGAGCACCTTCAGCTTCTCGGTGAGCAGCGACGCCGCGTCGAAGGAGGCCGGCTGCTCCATGGCGGTGAGCGCCATGAGCTGGAGCAGATGGTTCTGGATGACGTCGCGGGCGGCGCCGATGCCGTCGTAGTAGCCGGCCCGGCCGCCGATGCCGATGTCCTCGGCCATGGTGATCTGCACGTGGTCGACGAAGGACCGGTTCCAGATCGGCTCGAACATCGTGTTCGCGAAACGCAGCGCCAGGATGTTCTGGACGGTCTCCTTGCCCAGGTAGTGGTCGATGCGGAAGACCTGGTCCGGGGCGAACACCTCGTGGACGATCGCGTTGAGCTCCTCGGCCGACTTCAGGTCGTGGCCGAACGGCTTCTCGATCACCGCGCGCCGCCAGGAACCGGCGGGTGCGTCGGCCAGCCCGTGCTTCTTCAGCTGCTGGACCACCTTCGGGAAGAACTTCGGCGGTACCGAGAGGTAGAACGCGAAATTGCAGCCTGTGCCCTGAGAGCTGTCCAACTCGTCCACAGCCGTACGCAGTTGCTCGAACGCCGTGTCGTCGTCGAAGTCACCCGGCACGAACCGCATGCCCTCGACGAGTTGTTGCCAGACCTCTTCGCGGAAGGGGGTGCGGGCGTGCTCCTCGACCGCCTCGTGCACCACCTCCGCGAAATCCTGGTCCTCCCATTCCCGGCGGGCGAAACCGACCAGCGAGAAGCCCGGCGGCAGCAGACCCCGGTTGGCGAGGTCGTACACCGCCGGCATCAGCTTCTTGCGCGACAGATCGCCGGTCACCCCGAAGATGACGAGCCCGGAGGGGCCGGCGATGCGCGGGAGACGACGGTCGCGCGGGTCACGCAGGGGATTGGACCATTCGGGGCCGGCCGGATCCCCGGACGTCTCCCTGTTCGGAGCCTCGGTCGTCTCCTCGGTCATTCCCGTCAGCTCCTTGTCGTCGAGGCGGTCGAGCGCCTGCCCCACCGTTCCCGCGGATTCCTGCCGGGCGTACCCGTACGTCGTGACGCCCTCGGTCCTCTTCTCCACCTACAGGGTGTCCCGGTACGCCCGAACCCTCACCTCCGTAACACGTTCATCTGTAAAAGTATGACGTATTCACGGGAAGGCGGCCCTGCGACGGGGAAGGCGGCTCCGCGACGCGGGAGTCCCGGGAAAACGTCGGGCCGCGGACACGGTTGAAGGGGCCCCACGCGTACGTGGAGCCCCTCGGCCGGTCAGAAGGCCGGTGGGTCAGGGGAGCGGCCGGTCACGTGGGCCGGCCGGTGGTCAGCGGCCGAACGTGAACCAGTTGACGTTCACGAAGTCCTGCGGCTGGCCACTCGTGAAGGTCAGATACACGTCGTGCGTGCCCGTCACGGACGTGATGTTCGTCGGGACGGTCCGCCACGACTGCCAGCCGCCCGTGTTGCCCACCGAGAAACTCCCGATGGGGGCGCTGCCGCGGCTGTCCAGACGCACCTCGACCAGACCGCTGACCCCGGCGGGCGCCCCGCTCGCCACCCGGGCCGAGAACTGCCTGGCCGCGGACGAACCGAAGTTGACGCCCTTGAACTGCAGCCAGTCGCCGTTGGCCAGCGCGCCCACGTTCTGGCCGCCGCCGGAGTCGGAGGTGGTCTCCGTGATCGTGCCGGACTGCCCGTCGAACGACTCGGCCTGGATGGTGCCGTACGCGTCGCGGTTGCCGGTCGGCGGGGGCGTGGTGCCACCGCCGCCGGAGGTCAGCACCTGGACGTAGTCGACGAGCATCGAGTGGCCGGGCTGCGTACCGGCGTCCGGGCCGCCGCCGAAGGCGTCGGGGAAGCCGCCGCCCATCGCCACGTTGAGAATGACGAAGAAGCCGTGGTCGGTGGCGTTCGCCCAGGTCGTCGCGTCGACCTGGTTCTCCCGCACGGTGTGGAAGTTGTTTCCGTCGAGGGAGAAGCGGATCTCCTCCACGCTCTTCGAACGGTCCCACTCCAGCCGGTAGGTGTGGAAGCCGGCCTGACAGGTCGTGCCCTGGCAGGTGGTCGAACTCCCGATACCGCTGTTCTCGTTGCACGGCCCGCCGGGCGCGGTGCCGCAGTGCATCGTGGCGAAGACGGTGTTGTTGCCCTGCGTGTTCTCCATGATGTCCAGCTCGCCGACAGCAGGCCAGTTCCAGTAGTTGCCCCGGT
Coding sequences within it:
- a CDS encoding glycoside hydrolase family 16 protein yields the protein MSDTSGTSRGPRPPRRSRPLRRALLAAVGTLGLALAASTIALPSASASAPTPPSGWNQVFVDDFNGAAGSGVNTSNWQYATGKGYPGGPANWGTGEIETMTSNPENVSLDGNGNLRITPRRDASGNWTSGRVETSRSDFQPPAGGTLRVESRIQVPNVTGAAAKGYWPAFWMLGAPYRGNYWNWPAVGELDIMENTQGNNTVFATMHCGTAPGGPCNENSGIGSSTTCQGTTCQAGFHTYRLEWDRSKSVEEIRFSLDGNNFHTVRENQVDATTWANATDHGFFVILNVAMGGGFPDAFGGGPDAGTQPGHSMLVDYVQVLTSGGGGTTPPPTGNRDAYGTIQAESFDGQSGTITETTSDSGGGQNVGALANGDWLQFKGVNFGSSAARQFSARVASGAPAGVSGLVEVRLDSRGSAPIGSFSVGNTGGWQSWRTVPTNITSVTGTHDVYLTFTSGQPQDFVNVNWFTFGR